TACAAAAAAGTTACTCGATTGCAGACTCAGGAATTCACTGGAATGTGAGTGTGCTTGAGTGTTTTTCTGAGTAAAAGTTCCAACCCTTAATCCCTAATGTTTCTAGTATTTATAATCCATCTATCGTAACTGACAATTAACtacaattaattacaaaattacgACTTTAAATGCAATTCCTCTTGATAATCGTTCTCGCTGTCTTGATTATAGACGTTTCCTATGGTTTTCTCACGTGAAAGAAACCACTAATTGTTCCACAATCATGATGTCCAACGCGCCTATTGAATGTCTTACTCGATTACCAATCTTTTATTCGATTTAGGCTTACTCGGTTAATAAGCCAATCGAAATCCCATATGCGCCAATCAGTACCAACTTTACGCTTACGTGTACATCTTATCGAAAATATCAACTTTCTTTcatccaaaatattttttcaatgaacaataacaataaatatatttacttattaatttttttaattaattaaaatgtgtTATAAAAagtactatttaaaaaaatcattcaatagtataaattaatattaatcattctaaatttcatatttattttttataataaaagagTTCATTTCCTCTTCCTTCACAGAGCTACTCTCTTTCCGATATAGAAAATTTAAAGTTGTCCTTGTTCTTATGGCTAAACAACCAGAACAGCCAGCAGAATCAAGTCATGATTGTGTTTATTGTCCGGTATCAGTTTCGATCAGAAAGAATCTTTGCGACAACACTTGTTACAATAATATTACAGATATAAACACGTATGTAAATAATGTGAAAATCGTTTCAAAGCAAATATATAAAGAAGTCAGGACTAGAATTCAGTGAATATTATATGAGTGATTCTATTGTGATTTGAAATACAATGAAACATTCTTtgaaattatcataaaaaatttactgCAGTTTATAGTGCCAATTTAAGAACTGCTTCATCACTCTAGTCAAATTATGGGCTATTTTTCTAAGTCTATCCATTTTTTTTAGTAGgactttattaatatttaagtaaaaataaattctagaataattttaaaattgtcagATAATCTGCATGTTTGCCATGCTGTTATTCTTATATTAACAGTAATTTGTAGATGGTTGGTTATGGAATAGAATATGTCAATGTGTCATGTCTTTAGAAAAAGAAATGGTTGTGCTTATTGTTTAGCAAAGTTTGGTCACTCCCAACTCTTTTTGCGATTCATTATGAGACTTTGTCTAGCGttatttttgttcaattttatgCTGATTTTATAGGTGTATCTTTTTCCATAACTattcttgtttaatttatttttctactgattatcaaaagaattaataaaattgtgaaaaaatttaataaaaattacactcatttgaatttaaatgaaatataaaaaatcaaaataaataataataaaattaaattttgtattttatttttaaattaaaatataataatttattaaaattcatTGAATATCAATGGTTAATTCATTTGtatctaaaaaatcattttcatgatttttttattataaaaaaaatctaacatgCAAAAGAGTTCAAACTCAATTTTCTAGAATTTGAAGTAATAaattatcataataaaaaaatttaattattctattagtctCAATACTTtaccaaatttataattagatctctatattttttttaattaaattcttacactactttaaattttataattaagttttttttatgtcaagaatattaaaattaataatagaaTGTTTTTCCCaaaaaatatgtaataaaaaatttaattaggtttttaattatatatatctttaatttgcgaaaaaatatttagttaattcTAACCATTTTTATACTAGAAATGCAtgatctaattacaaaattaaaaatagtgtaAAGATccgattaaaaaaaatatatagaaacttaattaaaaatttagtaaaattataaggactaacaaaataattaaagagaCCAATCAAGTCTAAacaatataatttgaaaaataattatgttataatatcaattaaattatcatttagtatatatatgttTGGTTTAGCATTTAGAAACATGattttaataatgaaaaaaCTTTGAACACTGAACCAAATTTGTTTGGATAATTTCTTCTCAACATGATTTTATACTTGAAACATTATTTTATGACTTTTGCTTTCAGTTCATACtgttacctagattatttctttatcaataataggtttaccattgtaattattttttagtgagaatacataaaaaaaggaaaaggtacatagtatataaggtgtaataactcaacaaatattttctaaggagaatttttcattctctccaaCAATGAGAAGAAcctatctctctccctctcttaatcccttctgattcatcaaaccatcaacatcacagctTGAATAGCTTAGGGCATGAGATTTTCTTCATAGTGCGGTGAGCATGGAGAGCAACCAAGCTgtgaatcaaaaaaaaaaaagttgtgaatTGAGATCAATCCAATTTTGCGATTCTCTTTCTAtccctaatttttctttcgacATTTTCTTTCCCCCATTCTTACCTCTTCCTTCAAACTCATCCAATAGAGTTTGATGAGAGGCTATTTCACAAGATTCCTTCTTGGTGAACATAGCTGTTCCGATCAACGagttggaaggaagaagatctgAATCCCTATTACTCTGTGATTCATTGATTTCTCAAAATGGCAAACATGGCAAACAGATCCTCCCATTGCAGAGGTCGTGGAGCTACATTGGCTTGCTCTCATTGCAACAAGCAAGGCCACACAGAAGATGTATGCTATAAGAAGTATGGGCAATCCTCTCATTTCTATCAACAACAGCAACATAACACCACCATCAATTACGTGATCACTGAGGGGCATGGGGCATGATGATATACTCAGTGACAAACAATCCCAGCTCAATTGTCTCCAAGAGAACACTGGAATATCAAGATCTGAGTTCACTCCAGAGCAAAGATTTGCCTTGTTAGAGTTGATCAAAGACAAAAGTGTGCAGCAACAACCTCATAATGCAAATCAAATTTTGACTAATTCCATTCCCACTTCCACTCCAGGTAAAACCATTGCATTACATTTTAATGCGAGAATTATGAGCAATATCACTCCAAAATCTGCACTATGGATCATTGATTCCGGTGCAACAGATCATGTGACTTTTGACTTAAAAGATTTTgcaagttttcaaaatattgATCCAATCAATGTGATATTGCCAAATGGAACCAAAACTGTTAGCACCATCATTGGCACAATCACattctctaaaatttttttctcaaaaatgttttatacattcctttcttttattttaaactgATCTCTTTGTCAAAGTTAACCTCAAACTTACATTGTCAACTGTTAATCAATGATAGGTGTTGTGAGATACAAGATCAATCCACATTAAAGATGATTGGCATTGTTGAGTGTATAGAAGGGTTATATACAATGAGTAGAGAACCAGAATTCTCTCATTTTCCCCCTCTTCCAACAAAGCAAGCTTCATTGGCGgtaactactactactactactcatcCCACCACACCTTCACACAGTGAGCACAACAACATTTGGCATCTTAGATTAGGACACATACCCATGCATAAATTGATTTTTCTGAAGAAGTATTATCCTTTTATAGATAGTATTGCTTCAAATTTTCCTTGTGATTCATGTCATTttgcaaaacaaaagaaattatcttttaatcttAGTACAACTGAAATAAAAATTGTTTTGACTTAATTCATATGGATATCTAGGGTCCTATTTCTGTCCCTTCCAATGAAGGACATAGGTATTTTTTGACTGTGGTGGATGGTAAGAGCAAATTcacttggattttttttatgaaaaccaaaTCTGAAGCATCACAAttggttattaattttgtgaattttgtcagAGTACAATTTGAAAAACAAGTTAAGTGTATAAGGACCGACAATAGGCCAGAATTTACTCTAAAATCCTTTTTTGCATCAACTGGAATTTTACACCAAACTTCTTGTGTAGAAACACCAGAGCAAAACGGGattgtagagagaaaacacCAGCATATTTTAGGTGTTGCTAGAGCACTGCTATTTCAATCAGGAATTCCACATTGTTTTTGGCAATACGCAGTTGCTCACGCCATTCACCTAATTAATAGGCTGCCCAGCACTAACCTGAATAATGCTAGTCCTTATAAGCTTTTGTATGGCAACTTACCTGACCTTTCATATTTAAGAGTATTTGGTTCTCTTGCATATGCCTCCACATTATTTGGTTTTAAGaaattcaagaacaaaattaGACCCAAGAGCCAGAAAAACAGCTTTTCTTGGTTTTAAATTAGGAACAAAGGGTTTTCGActtattgatttaaaatcaaaggaaattttcatatctagaaatgtaattttttatgaaactcATTTTCCATTTTTACATTCCACTACCACTGACATTTCTGTAGTGCCCATTCGTACTCCacaatgcattgatctttttcaATATGATACACCATCTACACATCATTTGCAATCACCCACACATACCACACTTAGAGATTCAAATGAACATTTCTCAAGCTCAATGCACTCACCAATTTCCTCACACACTATTGCACCCATTACCACACCACCCACTAATAATGGACCTGCATCACAACACTCTGACATCACACATGACTGCATTACTAGAAAGTCTGAAAGAGTCAAGAAACCGCCTGCTTATTTGAAGGACTATCATTGTATGACAACCCACACAGCTCACTCTAGCAATGTTTCCAACTCTAACTCTTTATATCCTATCTCACAACACTTGTCATATGATAAACTAACCCCGAAATATAAGTCACTTTCTCTAGCCATCACCTCAAATCAAGAACCTAGCACTTATGAGGAAGCGGCTGCACATGAATGTTGGAGAAAGGCAATACAAGATGAATTGACAGCTCTAGATCAGAACAGAACTTGGTGTCTCACTGAACTCCCAAAAGACAAGAAGGCTGTGGGTTGCAAATGGGTTTTTCGGGTAAAATTCAATCCCGATGGCACCATAGAAAGGCACAAAGCGAGGCTAGTTGCAAAAGGATTCACTCAAGTGCAAGGAGTAGATTATGGTGATACTTTTAGTCCAGTTGTCAAAATGACTACCCTACGAGTAATGTTAGCATTAGCAgcggcaaagaaatggcatttgaaacagtaattattttttagtgagagtacataaaaaaaaaggtacatagtatataaggtgtaataactcaacaaatattttctaagggggatttttcattctctccaataatgagaagaacctatctctctccctctcttaatcccttctgattcatcaaaccatcaacatcacagcttgaacagcttagggcatgagattttcttcaagttctaaaagtgtttattttaaaagaaatgtgataaaaagttttttattatgagagaattttttttttaacttctctataaacTCCTAAATAGCTTATTAGAAAGttgcaatttgatttttaaaattgtaccAGACATTAATATTACTACTTTTCAtaagttaaaaattcaaaaaaaagttACTTTTAAAACTTTCCAGATGACCCCTTACTCTAATTCAATTTTTACCATTTATTACGCAAACCTAATTCCTCTTTCCAAAAAAACTTCAaaactccaaaaaaaaaaagcaaaacatAAGATAAATAATCATCCAGATCCTAAAAATCACCTACAGGCTGCTTTTCGTGTACTCCGATATTTAAAAGGCCGACCTGCAACtggtctcttcttctcctctacttCTAATCTGCATCTCACTGGATTTGCCGATGCTGACTGGGCTACCTGTGCCGATACTCGTCGCTCCATTTCCGGTTATTGCTTCATGCTTGGGAACTCGCTCATTAGCTGGAAGAGTAAAAAGCAAACCACAGTTGCCAAGTCCTCTGCAGAAGTTGAATATAGGTCTCTTGCTGTTGCCACTTGTGAAGCTAGTTGGTTATCTTTCTTAATGGATTTCATTGGCTTGCCGCTTCAAAAGTCTATCACTCTATTTTGTGACAACCAGTCAGCCATTCACATTGCCAATAATCCCATTTTTCATGAAAGAACTAAACACATTGAAGTGGACTGCCACATTGTTCGTGAAAAGCATTTGTCTGGTCTCATTCATCTTATGCCAGTTCGTTCCAAGGATCAACTTGCTGATTTTCTTACCAAACCTCTGCCACCAGATCCTTTTCTTGCCAATGTTTCCAAGCTAGGATTGTTAGATTTACACAATTCTAGCTTGCGGGAGGgtgttacctagattatttctttatcaataataggtttaccattgtaattattttttagtgagagtacataaaaaaaaNNNNNNNNNNNNNNNNNNNNNNNNNNNNNNNNNNNNNNNNNNNNNNNNNNNNNNNNNNNNNNNNNNNNNNNNNNNNNNNNNNNNNNNNNNNNNNNNNNNNNNNNNNNNNNNNNNNNNNNNNNNNNNNNNNNNNNNTTCCCTCTCTTAATCCCTTCTAattcatcaaaccatcaacatcacagctTGAATAGCTTAGAGCATGAGATTTTCTTCACATACCATTGAGAATTGATTGCAAAATTTATTCTCTTAACTATCCTTTAtcatctttttcatattttctacCTGCAtcatcatctttattttatttcacaACTACTCTTTTTTACCTTCTTTAtcttctatatttattttatatttcatttgTTGTAGTGCACTTTTGTATGTTATAcactttatcattatttttgtttaattttataaacttgtTTGCTTTTTATTATAGTTTATAATNTAATATTtaagataatattttatataatattaatatgttataattttaaattttgtaatataaaaattattaaaatgataatattaaaaGCTTAATATAATCTTTATCCTTTTGataattttacatttataaatgattttgattattgttaTCCAAACAACtatcaattataattacttTTGAATTAAAGTATCCAAATATAAACCATCTTAAAACAAACTGAatcttaataaaaatcaattctaGTAGAATCAAGTTGAACTCAACCTCAATTTACAAAAACTAAACCAAACACACACTTAATTTGTCAAATAAATAGGATATAACAAATATCTTGATTGCATTGTTTATTACttcaaacttaaaaaaaaaattcctaaatTTTGGTCTCTATTTCACTTTGGGAGCTATACGCTATATGTTAGAttcatcttttcaaaataaaaaagttatgcCAACGAATTAATATTAAGTTTTAATAACTTTCAAGAAATCAATAATCATGTTGTTTTAATTTCGTAATCTTGTCAAAACACATTTTTCCTAAATTTAAAGTGAAAcacaatttatatttctattcttattagttttaatattttgaattttttttggattcaaacataatttttttattaacatttatattttaaatgaaatttaagAAATGTCCACATGCTTATTTGCTCATATTTCACTTATGGGGAAATACTTGAATGTATTTCACTAGCAAACCAATATAATATAAggtaaattaatgaaaaaaaaagtaaataattgaatattttttaaataaataaaaaacatttctGGTaactttttcataaataaaatataaaatttgacaaattaaAAGGAATATAGTATAATTTGACTTTTTAAGTTACAGAGAAAACGCTTTGTAAAAATGCCTAAAATCGCACCAGAAATATCTGACAATCACTTGACAGTTTCATTACAATAGTTATGTGACAAAATTTTGTGCAAGTAAACATTATTACCCAAGTAAAGATGCTTAACAAGAATGTTAAAAACTTAGAATCATTGATACTGTCTCAATCCTTAGATATGAAACAATCAAACATCCTTGTCCAGCAACCACTTCTCACATGTTCTTGCTCAAGAGGGTCCTTAAAGTTTGCTTTCTCACCTAACTCTTCAAATGAATCCACAAGGTTCTGGAGCCTTGCCACAAACTCAATCAAGAGGGATGTAAATGTTGCTAGAGACAGTGAACTAGCACTTTCATATGTCCTTGATTCCTCCTCTTTAAACACTACATCTGTCTTAAAGGAAATATGAGCAGGCCAGGAAGGCTGTTTCTTGTATATGTTTTCTTCAACGAAACCTGGTGGTTGGGCCGCAGTTTGTTCATCCCAATTTTTTGGAACGTTAACTGATCTTAGGTCGAGGACAGCTTCGCTGAGAGACTTGTACTCCAAGAAACGTCTTTCATCGTCCATGTTTGAGAAATCTTGTTGTTCGCCCTTTGGTCTTGGCCGGTTTCCAATCTCCCAGCTCTCAGAATTTACAAGGATGAAAGACTTCTTATCAATCTTCTGTTGCAGTTCTTCTGCTGCCTCGTGTACTTCAAACAAAATGTCGTCCTGACCCAGTTTCTCCATCTTTTGAACTTTGTTTCCAAGTTCCCGAAGCACTTTTGCTGCTTCAGCGCCTACCTTCTTCAGCTCACTTTGGAAAACTTGCCTCTTCTCAGGTGGAGCCTGATAACCGAAAAGGAACCTTAATGACTATTAGAATCATTAGCATAtcgtatttattattttgatttgtttaGCATCGATAAATACCTTGTATCATATTTCATACAATTCAGATACAAACGTTTATCCTCCATTCTCTATTCTGGTTTCTAACAATAACATTTATGTAattcagaaaagaaaacaaaaatcttgatattgaaaatgaaattttgcGAGCTATTTAACAATTAGAAGCTTTCAATATCCCCCCAAGAGGGAAAAGTCCATAACATAGTGAGTAAAGGAAGCATCAAAGGAAATCTAACTTCCATGTGTCAGAATCAGAATTTTTCAATGCAGACCTCTCATTCCAGTTAAGTTACTCATGCGTGCAAATGATATTATATCGTTGACACAAATGTCAAGTACTCGAGTATATTCTCAAGTGAGGAAACGGGTATCAACCTTACAGTATGGTAGTTACTAGTTAGTATGATTAAGGAAACATAAACTCAGGAATAAAAGCAACACTTGGTCTAACTGAAAATACATATGGGACAAAAATGATTTTTTCTTCTGAGAGGTTTTAACAGAGACCAGGCTTAGGCATACCAATTGTTAGTGCTCGGTGGCAATCATGTATAATGCTTGCCCATCTTAGGTTTAAGCTTGTTTCATGAAACAAAAAATGATATATTGTTTGAAataatttggaaaaaaaaatgaactagCAAATTGCCGTTGTGAAGACTTAATTTTGATGTGCAGAAGCAAAATCCTATACCTTACAAACCATAGTCATAATTAGGAATCCTAAAGATTAAGACTAACGCAGTGCTATTAACTTAGCACAATAACACTGCAAAGGGAGCCTTACTAGCTAAATCAGCAAGTGATTCAATAGATTTTCAATCCCACTTAACTAATCAGAAACTCTCAATGGAATCAATTGTTTTGGGAAAAGAAAATAACGGTATGCTTGATTAGGGGGTAAAAATGGGGTAGAAAGTTTCATGAAAAAGTTTGATGTGTAACAATTATCAGCCTATTATTACACTCCAACCAAACATACCCTAAACTGAAAGAAGTAAATCATGAATATGAAAGAGCATTAAAATTGTAGAaaagaaacattaaaaaataaaggaaacacTCACAGGCTCTATAACAGAATTTGGCAGTTAAGAAGTACCTGTATTTCAGAAAGTATACATCCATGCATAGCCATGACCATAAACGCACAATGCCTTAATGCTCCACCTACTTTCACATAATTATGCCAAGGATATTTAAACATTCTGTAGCGACCATGAGGTGGCTCCCAAACAGCAAAACCTAACTTCAATCAACAATATGTTACTATGAGTAATGAAGATTACCAATTATACTTTGATTAAACAGAGACGGTAAACTGAAGTAAACGTGATACCAGTGCTTCCTCTTGGCTCGAAGATTCAACAGCCGATCTGTAGCCGCTGTAAAGCGGGTCATCAGAAGCTTGGTAGGTAAGAATTTTTGAGGGTATTCTCTCATACTCAACACAATTAAGGTAGTTATTGACAACACCTGAAAAACAAGCCTAAAGAAAGTTATTCAACCCAAGAAATAACATTATGATTTATGAAGCAGCAAACCTATGTAGTAGCAATGAAAAGTTCAATGTGAAATCAAGAAAATGTTGTAGAGAGGAACCTTCCAAAGATTTCGCGACCCCCATGAAATTCTTCCCCACAAGATTATGCAGATCCTCACCAGCCCAGATTGGAAATATACATACATTTACTCCAACAGATACAGCAGCACCAATCGCAATGAGCAGAAACCTGTTTATAGACGTCTGAACAAACTCTCCAGTTCGATATCCGGATACAATGATGTAGCAAAATGTGATCAAGAACACACGGAAACCATATTCATAAGCCTTCAATGTCGGGTATAGTTTAGCATAGGTAGCACAAAATCCTATATCAATCACACATCATGTCATTAGTATTAGAAATATAACTATTCACATGTCCTTTTTATATCATCTTATGCTTTTTGAAAAGTAATTCCAATACATGATATCAGAGTTTTTATGACTTAAATGTTTAGAGTTCGATTCTTGTTGACCCCAAAAGAAAGAATTTTAATACAAGGccaacaaaaagataaagaaagcatatgaaaaaaaaattcactcaaAACCTAAAAGACGCATGAGAGGAAGGTTATAAAAATGATCATTCGTGTGTCTCTTCCTGTCAACTTAAGTTTTTGggaaaaataatttcataacaATCAAAGATAATCAATAACATAAGCAAATAGAAGCTACTATTGGAATATTATGCTACCTGCAATGAAGATGCTGATAATAGTATAAAGAACTTGCCAGTCACCACCCAATCTTGTTAATTCTCCTATTCCCAAAGCAAGTCCTCCAGCTGACAAAGTCCCAAGTCCTCTGTTAAGCCCTTTGCTAAGAGTTGCACCTGCAGAGAAGAGCATGCAAACTTGTTAAGCAAATCATATTCTTTAATCAATGATTTCTGAACCTAGCTTAATGAAGAAGTACGGAATTTGGAATATGCAGCAGagaaatttaatttatagaCTCTggtaaaatatgttaataaccATAACATCTACAACATTAAAA
The Arachis duranensis cultivar V14167 chromosome 5, aradu.V14167.gnm2.J7QH, whole genome shotgun sequence genome window above contains:
- the LOC107490423 gene encoding aluminum-activated malate transporter 9 isoform X1, with amino-acid sequence MGSRGVPKMGSFHYSFREKKERLLSSRNVYGYSQIGDPLVESDEEEERLTGRWWWRRCSDGIVEGWKMAKQVAARAWEMGCSDPRKFIFSAKMGLALVLISLLIFLKEPFESVSRYSVWAILTVVVVFEFSIGATLSKGLNRGLGTLSAGGLALGIGELTRLGGDWQVLYTIISIFIAGFCATYAKLYPTLKAYEYGFRVFLITFCYIIVSGYRTGEFVQTSINRFLLIAIGAAVSVGVNVCIFPIWAGEDLHNLVGKNFMGVAKSLEGVVNNYLNCVEYERIPSKILTYQASDDPLYSGYRSAVESSSQEEALLGFAVWEPPHGRYRMFKYPWHNYVKVGGALRHCAFMVMAMHGCILSEIQAPPEKRQVFQSELKKVGAEAAKVLRELGNKVQKMEKLGQDDILFEVHEAAEELQQKIDKKSFILVNSESWEIGNRPRPKGEQQDFSNMDDERRFLEYKSLSEAVLDLRSVNVPKNWDEQTAAQPPGFVEENIYKKQPSWPAHISFKTDVVFKEEESRTYESASSLSLATFTSLLIEFVARLQNLVDSFEELGEKANFKDPLEQEHVRSGCWTRMFDCFISKD
- the LOC107490423 gene encoding aluminum-activated malate transporter 9 isoform X2, whose product is MSFWSKFMLFRTFMGATLSKGLNRGLGTLSAGGLALGIGELTRLGGDWQVLYTIISIFIAGFCATYAKLYPTLKAYEYGFRVFLITFCYIIVSGYRTGEFVQTSINRFLLIAIGAAVSVGVNVCIFPIWAGEDLHNLVGKNFMGVAKSLEGVVNNYLNCVEYERIPSKILTYQASDDPLYSGYRSAVESSSQEEALLGFAVWEPPHGRYRMFKYPWHNYVKVGGALRHCAFMVMAMHGCILSEIQAPPEKRQVFQSELKKVGAEAAKVLRELGNKVQKMEKLGQDDILFEVHEAAEELQQKIDKKSFILVNSESWEIGNRPRPKGEQQDFSNMDDERRFLEYKSLSEAVLDLRSVNVPKNWDEQTAAQPPGFVEENIYKKQPSWPAHISFKTDVVFKEEESRTYESASSLSLATFTSLLIEFVARLQNLVDSFEELGEKANFKDPLEQEHVRSGCWTRMFDCFISKD